One stretch of Bacillus spongiae DNA includes these proteins:
- the ndk gene encoding nucleoside-diphosphate kinase — protein MEQTFLMVKPDGVQRGLIGEIVSRFEKKGFQLTGSKLMHISKELAEEHYGEHKERPFFGELVDFITSGPVFAMVWQGEDVIATARKMMGATNPADAAQGTIRGDFGMIVGKNIIHGSDSAESAKREISIFFDEKELLEYSKLVNQWVY, from the coding sequence ATGGAACAAACATTTCTTATGGTGAAACCTGATGGCGTACAAAGAGGATTAATAGGTGAAATTGTTTCTCGTTTCGAGAAAAAGGGCTTTCAACTTACCGGCTCAAAGCTAATGCACATTTCGAAAGAGCTTGCTGAAGAGCATTATGGAGAACATAAAGAGCGCCCATTCTTTGGAGAACTTGTTGATTTCATTACATCTGGTCCTGTGTTTGCGATGGTATGGCAAGGGGAAGATGTCATTGCAACAGCGCGAAAAATGATGGGAGCAACAAATCCTGCAGATGCCGCACAAGGAACGATTCGTGGAGATTTCGGAATGATTGTTGGAAAAAACATTATTCATGGATCTGACTCAGCTGAAAGTGCCAAACGAGAAATTAGCATCTTTTTCGATGAGAAGGAATTGCTTGAATATTCCAAACTAGTAAATCAATGGGTATATTAA
- a CDS encoding protein-glutamate O-methyltransferase CheR, whose product MVKDYEVFIQQIHQKTGIDLSLYKEAQMKRRLTSLYEKRGYSSFRSFFQSLQKNENLLNEFLDRMTINVTEFYRNQQRWEVLEEKIFPRLLSNNRPLKIWSAACSTGEEAYTIVMVLAQLLPLSKISVLATDLDQYALQKAKRGVYPSRSLHEVPNHIKELHFKQSGDFYEVSDPIKGSVTFKQHNLLSNPFEQGYDLIVCRNVMIYFTEEAKEILYKKFSRSLKPGGVLFVGSTEQIFNPGKYGLESEDTFFYRKQ is encoded by the coding sequence ATGGTAAAAGATTATGAAGTTTTTATTCAACAAATACATCAAAAAACAGGAATAGATTTGTCACTTTATAAAGAAGCACAAATGAAAAGACGCCTGACTTCTTTATACGAAAAAAGAGGATACAGCTCCTTTAGGTCATTTTTTCAATCGTTACAAAAAAATGAAAACCTATTAAATGAATTTTTAGATCGAATGACGATAAATGTTACAGAATTTTATCGCAATCAACAGCGTTGGGAGGTATTGGAGGAGAAGATATTCCCACGTTTACTAAGCAATAATAGACCATTAAAAATATGGAGTGCTGCATGTTCAACTGGCGAAGAAGCATATACAATCGTAATGGTGTTGGCTCAATTGTTGCCATTATCTAAAATTTCTGTTTTAGCCACTGATTTAGATCAATATGCTTTGCAAAAGGCAAAACGGGGGGTTTACCCTTCTAGATCCTTACATGAAGTACCTAATCATATAAAAGAATTGCATTTTAAACAATCTGGTGATTTTTATGAAGTGTCAGATCCTATCAAGGGAAGCGTCACTTTTAAACAACATAACCTTTTATCTAATCCTTTTGAGCAAGGGTATGATTTAATTGTTTGTCGCAATGTTATGATTTATTTTACTGAAGAAGCAAAAGAAATATTGTACAAAAAGTTTAGCCGTTCATTGAAACCCGGAGGTGTGCTCTTTGTTGGGAGTACAGAACAAATTTTTAATCCTGGGAAGTATGGGCTTGAATCGGAGGATACTTTTTTTTATCGTAAACAATAG
- the aroC gene encoding chorismate synthase yields the protein MRYLTSGESHGPQLTTIIEGLPAGIPLLAEDINEELSRRQKGYGRGRRMQIEKDTVQIVGGVRHGQTLGSPVGLVVENRDWKHWTKIMGIEPTDDAEIKRTVSRPRPGHADLNGGIKYGHRDMRNVLERSSARETTVRVAVGAVAKKLLAGLGIHIAGHVTEIGGVKAKERTTQSIEEIQSISEASPVRTLDELAEKTMMKAIDNAKEAGDSIGGVVEVIVEGMPVGVGSYVHYDRKLDAKIAAAIMSINAFKGVEFGIGFEAARKPGSEVHDEIAWNKEDGYVRKTNRLGGFEGGMTSGMPIVVRGVMKPIPTLYKPLKSVDIETKEEFSASIERSDSCAVPAACVVAENVVAFELAKELLDQFPADRYSDLKESIEQYRQTVKEF from the coding sequence GTGAGATATTTAACATCAGGGGAATCCCATGGGCCCCAATTAACAACGATTATTGAAGGATTACCAGCAGGTATCCCATTACTTGCTGAAGACATAAATGAGGAATTATCAAGGCGGCAAAAAGGGTATGGTCGTGGAAGAAGAATGCAAATTGAGAAGGACACTGTACAAATAGTTGGAGGAGTTCGTCATGGCCAAACATTAGGGTCTCCAGTAGGCCTTGTTGTCGAGAACCGAGATTGGAAGCATTGGACGAAAATAATGGGAATTGAACCAACAGATGATGCTGAGATAAAACGAACTGTTAGCAGACCTCGTCCTGGTCATGCCGATTTAAATGGCGGCATTAAATATGGTCATCGTGATATGAGAAATGTTCTAGAGCGATCTTCAGCTCGCGAAACGACTGTTAGGGTCGCTGTCGGTGCTGTTGCTAAAAAGCTATTGGCTGGACTAGGTATTCATATTGCAGGTCATGTTACTGAAATTGGGGGAGTGAAAGCAAAAGAACGAACTACCCAATCGATTGAAGAGATTCAATCCATTTCTGAAGCCTCGCCTGTCCGTACTCTTGATGAGTTGGCAGAAAAGACAATGATGAAAGCCATTGATAATGCAAAGGAAGCAGGAGATTCTATCGGTGGTGTTGTTGAAGTGATTGTCGAAGGGATGCCTGTCGGTGTAGGTAGTTATGTTCATTATGATCGGAAACTTGATGCGAAAATTGCAGCAGCAATCATGAGTATTAATGCTTTCAAAGGAGTAGAATTTGGAATCGGTTTTGAAGCAGCAAGAAAACCTGGCAGTGAGGTTCATGATGAAATCGCTTGGAATAAAGAGGACGGTTATGTACGTAAGACAAATCGTCTTGGAGGGTTTGAAGGTGGTATGACATCAGGTATGCCTATCGTTGTTCGTGGAGTGATGAAGCCAATCCCAACATTATATAAACCCCTTAAAAGTGTAGATATTGAAACGAAAGAGGAGTTTTCAGCAAGTATTGAACGAAGCGATAGCTGTGCAGTACCCGCTGCCTGTGTTGTGGCAGAAAATGTTGTGGCGTTTGAGTTAGCAAAAGAGCTTTTAGATCAATTTCCAGCGGATCGTTATAGTGATTTAAAAGAGTCCATTGAACAATACCGACAAACAGTGAAGGAGTTTTAA